Sequence from the Microbacterium sp. AZCO genome:
GGCACTCCCCCGCGGCCGACGCGGCCGCGCAGCTGGTGCAGCTGCGAGACGCCGAAGCGGTCGGCCTCGAGGATCGCCATCGTCGACGCGTTGGGCACGTCGACTCCGACCTCGACGACGGTCGTCGCCACGAGAACGTCGATGTCGCCCCGTGCGAAGGCCTGCATGACGGCATCCTTCTCGTCGGAGGGCATCTTGCCGTGCAGGATCTCGACGCGGATGTCGGAGAAGGCGGGATGCCGGGACAGCAGGTCGCCCGCCTGCACGACCCCCCACCTGGTGCGGGTCGTGGAGCCCTCCTCGGGCTCGACGTTCTCGTCGGCGGTGTCGTCCTTCGTGGCGGCCTCGGCGTCGATCGCGGCGCACACGACGAAGGCCTGGCGACCCTGACCGACCTCCTCCGCGATGCGCTCCCAGACGCGGGCGAACCATGCCGGCTTCTCGGCGAGCGGCGCGACGAAGGTCTGGATTCCCGCGCGCCCCTGCGGCATCGTGCGGATCGTCGACACGTCGAGGTCGCCGAAGACGGTCATCGCCACCGTGCGCGGGATCGGCGTCGCGGTGAGCACGAGCGCGTGCGGCGAGCTCCCCTTCGCGCGCAGCGACTCGCGCTGCTCAACGCCGAAGCGATGCTGCTCGTCGACGACGACGAGGCCGAGGTCGGCGAAGGTCGTCGATTCGCTGAGGAGCGCGTGCGTGCCCACGACGATGCGAGCCTGCCCCGACGCCACGCGCAGGGCCGCTTTCCGGCGCTCCGCGGCGGTGAGCTGACCGGTGAGGAGCGTGGGCATGAGCTCGGGCGCGAGCTGCGGGCCCAGCATCCGCGCGATGGAACGCACGTGCTGCGCCGCGAGCACCTCGGTCGGTGCGATGAGGGCCGACTGGCCGCCGCTCTCGGCGACCTGCAGCATGGCGCGCAGCGCGACGAGCGTCTTGCCCGACCCGACCTCGCCCTGCACGAGGCGGTTCATGGGCCACTCGCCGACGAGGTCGCGCTCGACCTGATCGCCGACCGTGATCTGATCGGGGGTGCGGGGGAACGGCAGCGCGTCGTCGAAGCGCTGCAGCAGTGCGCCCGCCGGCCGCTTCGTGGCCGAGAGGGCGCGCACGAACTGGCGCTGCTGGAGGAGGGCCGCCTGGAGGACGAACGCCTCGTGCCATCGGAGCGTTTCGCGGGCCTGCTCGATCTGGTCTTCGAAGTCGGGGCGGTGGATGCGCTCGATGGCGGTGCGGGCGTCGAGCAGACCGTGCTGCGCACGCAGGGCATCGGGCAGCGGATCCCCGATCTCGCCGAGCCCGGCGAGCACGAGCTCCACAATCTTCGTGAACTGCCAGCTCGCGACCGTCGACGTCGCCGGATAGATCGGGATCGGCAGGTTCGCGTAGGCCTGGGCGTTCAGCCGCGCCGTGTCCTCGTCGTCGAAGAGCTCGTAGTCGGGGTGCGCGAGCTGCTTCGCCCCGCGGTATTCGCCCACCTTGCCCGCGAAGATGCCCCGTCGGCCGGGCCGCAGGTCTTTCAACCGCCAGGCCTGATTGAAGAAGGTGAGCGAGAGCTCGCCGTTGCCGTCGCTGATGACGACCTCGAGGATGTTCCCCTTGCGTGCCTGCATGCGCCGCTCGGCGGCGCGGCGCACTTCGGCCACGATCGTCACCGGCTCGCCGACGGGCAGCGAAGGGATGGGCGTGAGCTCCCCGCGCCGCGCATACCGCCGCGGATAGTGCGCCAGGAGGTCGCCGACGGTCTTCATGCCGAACGCGCGCTCCAGCACCCCGGCCGTCTTGCCCCCGACGGCGCCGTCGAGGCGCGATTCGAGGGTGTGGCCGGGCATGCGTCCACTCTAGACAACGCCTCCGACGCCGCGGTTTGTAGGGTGGGAGCGTGACGCGCATCATCGCCGGCCGCGCCGGCGGGACGACCCTCGACGTCCCCGGCAGCGGCACGCGGCCCACGAGCGACCGGGTGCGCGAGTCGCTCTTCGGCGCCCTCGAGTCGGCCGACGCCCTCATCGGCGCCCGGGTCGTCGACCTCTACGCGGGCTCCGGCGCCCTGGGCCTCGAGGCTGTCAGCCGTGGCGCGGCATCCGCCGATCTCGTGGAGCGGGCGGGCCCCGCCGCGACGGTCGTCCAGCGCAATGCGGCGCGCGTGACGAAGGCGATGGGACGGGATGCCGCGATCCGCGTGCATCGCCTCGCGGTGTCGGCGTATCTCGCCCGTGCCGCCGGTCCGTTCGACCTCGCGTTCCTCGACCCGCCGTACGACCTCGGCGAGGCTGAGCTCGCGTCGGCTCTGGACGCCCTGCGCCCGCTGCTCTCCGAGCACGCCGTGGTGGTCGTGGAGCGGGCGCGACGCTCCCCCGCGCCCGACTGGCACTCCGCCGGGCTCGAGGCGCTGCGCGATCGCGCCTACGGCGAGACGACGATGTGGTGGGGTCAGCCCCGCGCCGAGTCCCAGTCCCGATAGGGATCCCAGCCGCCGGCCGTCGCGGGTGCGGCGTCATCGACGAGCACCGACAGGTCTCCACGGTCGGTCACGAGGCCGATCCGGCGGAACCCGTCGGGCAGCGCCGCTTCGGCGGGGAACGTCGCGAGAAGGGCGTGGTCCTCTCCCCCGCTCAGCGCCGGCTCGGGCCCGACGGCGCGACCGTCGAGGACGATCGTCACGCCGGAGGCGTCGGCCATGCGCCGCGCGTCGAGCACGAGCCCGTCCGAGACGTCCATGAGGGCGGTCGCCCCGGCGTCCGCGGCCACAGGGCCGAGGGCGAGCGGCGGGGCCGGACGCAGCTGCGCGGCCAGCGCCTCGCGCTCCTCCGGGGCGAGCACGTCGGGGTCGACGGGAATCGGCGTGCCCGCGGCATCCCGGAACCGACCGAAGAGGAGCGCGAGGCCGTGGGCGGCGCGGCCGAGCTCGCCCGCGACGGCCACGACGTCGCCGGGGCGCGCTCCCGATCGGCGCACCGGCGTGCGTCCATCGAGCGACCCGAGCGCGGTGACGGCGATCGTGAGGGTGTCCGACACGGTCAGGTCGCCGCCCTCGACCGCACAGCCGGGGACGAGTGTCTCGCACGCGGCGCGCAGTCCATCCGCGAGGCCCTCGACGAAGGTCAGGAGCGTGTCGTCGGGCATGGCGAGGGCGACGAGGAGCGCGGTCGGACGCGCGCCCATCGCCGCGACGTCCGCGAGGTTGACGGCAGCGGCCTTCCAGCCCAGGTCGAACGCGCTCGACCAGGCCAGGCGGAAGTCCGGCCCGTGCACGAGCGTGTCGGTGGTCGCGACGACCCGTCCATCCGGCGCCGCGAGGACGGCCGCGTCGTCCCCCGGACCGAGGAGGGCCGACGACGGGCCGAGGCGGTCGAGGATCGCCCGCAGGATCACACCCTCGGAGAGGTCTCCGACGCGGGATGCGGCGGCGGGAGAGCTCATCGTGCCAGGTTAGCCTGGAGGGGTGATCCGATCCCGCCGCGTCCGCTCTGCGGGAGCCGTCACCGCTCTTCTCGTGGCGACCGCGGCACTCGCCGGCTGCAGCAGCACGGTCTCGCTGCAGGCCGCGCCGGACGCGAACGATCCGCGCTGCGCCGACGTCACGGTGCGCCTCCCCCAGACCGTCGACGGGCAGCAGCGGCGCTGGACCGACGCGCAGGCCACGGGGGCGTGGGGCGATCCGGCATCGGTGCTGCTCACCTGCGGCGTCGAGCCGCCCGGACCCTCCACCCTGCGGTGCATCACCGTCGGCGGCGTCGACTGGCTCGTCGACGAATCCGAGTCGCCCCACTACCGGCTGACGACCTACGGGCGCACGCCCGCCGTGCAGCTGTACATCGACAATCAGGCGGTGTCGCCCAACAACGTGCTCGACGACGTGCGTCTGGCCGTGTCGCAGCTGCCGAAGTCCGCCGAGTGCACGGCGCCCGAAGCCCCGCTCGACGAGCAGGACTCGGGCACCGGCTGATCAGGACGCTCGCTCGAGCGCGGTGTCGACGAGCTCCGAGATGAGCTCGGGGTAGGTCATGCCCGATGCGAGCCAGCACTTCGGGAACATCGAGATCGGCGTGAAGCCGGGCATCGTGTTGAGCTCGTTGACGACGAGGCCGTCGGCGGTGAGGAAGAAGTCGACGCGGGCGAGACCGCGCCCGTCGACCGCCTCGAAGGCGCGGACGCCGAGCTCCTGGATCGCCGCGATCTCGGCATCGGTGAGATCCGCCGGGCACACGACATCGGCGCCGTCGCCTCCGAGGTACTTGCCCTCGAAGTCGTAGAACTCCCGCGTCGTGAGGACGATCTCGCCGGGGAGCGAGGCGCGCGTGGGGGCGCCCCCGCGACCCTCCAGGACCGCGACCTCCACTTCGCGGCCGACGATCGCCGACTCGATGAGGACCTTGTCGTCCTCGGCGAAGGCGAGCTCGAGCCCAGCGTCGAGCTCCGACGGGTCGTGCACCTTGGACACGCCGACGCTCGACCCCGCCCGTGCGGGCTTGACGAAGACGGGGTCGCCGAGGGAGGCGGCATCCCTCCGCACACCCTCGGGATCGGACGCCCACCGCGCGCGGGTGACCGTGATCCACGGCGACACCGACACTCCCGCGGCCTGGAGCACGATCTTCATGAAGTGCTTGTCCATGCACAGCGCCGAGTCGAGCACCCCGCCGCCCGCGTAGGGGATCTCGAGGGTGTCGAAGAAGCCCTGGATCGTTCCGTCCTCGCCGTGCACGCCGTGCAGGATCGGCAGCACGACGTCGAGGGCGCCGAGCTCGTCGACCGTGCCGTCGGCGCGACGCACGCGCAGCTCGCGATCGCCCACCTCGGGCCACAGGATGCGCGTGCCGTTGTCGATGACCTCGGGGAGGCGCTCGGCGTCGAGCGCGAACTTGTCGGGCTCGTCGTCTTCGAGGACGAAGACGCCGTCGCGCGTGATGCCGACGGGGATCACCTCATAGCGGTCACGGTTGATCGCGCGGAGGACGCCTCCCGCTGTTGCGGAGCTGATCGAGTGTTCGCTGGAGCGACCTCCAAAGAGCACCACCACCGCCGGCTTGTCCATTCTGCGTCCTCTCGCCCTGCGGCTCGTCGTCTTCGGTCGTAAGGTGCGGCGCGATCTCGCGCGGGTCCATGGTGCCGTCGAGCACGCGCTTGACCTGCTCGACGATGGGCATCTGGATGCCGGCTTCCTTGGCCAGCTGCAGCACCGGCGCGACCGAGGCGAGACCCTCGGCCGTCTGGTTCATCTGCTTGACGACGTCGTCGAAGCGGTAGCCCTGTCCAAGCAGGCGCCCGGCGGTGTTGTTGCGGCTGAGGGGCGACTGGCACGTCGCGATGAGGTCGCCGAGACCCGCGAGGCCCTGCAGCGTCTCGGGGTGCGCGCCCTGCGCGACCGCGAAGTCGGTCATCTCGACCAGGCCGCGCGTGATGATCGACGCCTTGGTGTTCTCGCCGTAGCCGACGCCGTCGACGATGCCGATCGCGACGGCGATGAGGTTCTTGAGCACGCCCCCGAACTCGGTGCCGATGACGTCAGTGTTGACGAACGAGCGGAAGTAGCGGTTGCGCGAGCGGCGGGCCACCGCATCCGCCGTCTCCTGGCTCGTCGAGGCGATGACGGCCGCGGTGGGCTGTTCGCGGGCGATCTCGAGCGCGAGATTCGGACCGGATGCCACGGCGATGCGGGCCGGGTCGCAGTCGAGCTCCTGCTGGATGACCTCGCTCATGCGCAGCCCCGTGCGGCGCTCGACTCCCTTCATGAGGGAGACGATCGGCACGTCGGTCTTCGACACGAGCGGCCGCACGGCCTTGAGGTTCTCGCGGAGGGTCTGGCTCGGCACCGACAGGTAGACCTGATCGGCGTTCTCGAGCGCCTCGGAGAGGTGGTGCGTCGCCGACATCTCCCGGGGCAGGTTGATGCCCGGGAGGTACTGGCTGTTGCGCTTGGCCTCGTCGATCTCGTGCGCGAGCTCGGCCCGTCGCGCCCACATCGTGACGTGCGCGCCGCCGTCGGCGAGGATCTTGCCGAACGTCGTCCCCCAGCTGCCCGCGCCGACCACGGCGACCCGCGGCAGCGACTCCGGCCTACGGCTCAAGGCGCCCCGTCTCCTTCTGCCCGTGCTCGGCCGGATTCCAGCGCTCCGCCGGCGCCGGCTCTTCGCGGATCGTCGA
This genomic interval carries:
- a CDS encoding ATP-dependent DNA helicase RecG, whose protein sequence is MPGHTLESRLDGAVGGKTAGVLERAFGMKTVGDLLAHYPRRYARRGELTPIPSLPVGEPVTIVAEVRRAAERRMQARKGNILEVVISDGNGELSLTFFNQAWRLKDLRPGRRGIFAGKVGEYRGAKQLAHPDYELFDDEDTARLNAQAYANLPIPIYPATSTVASWQFTKIVELVLAGLGEIGDPLPDALRAQHGLLDARTAIERIHRPDFEDQIEQARETLRWHEAFVLQAALLQQRQFVRALSATKRPAGALLQRFDDALPFPRTPDQITVGDQVERDLVGEWPMNRLVQGEVGSGKTLVALRAMLQVAESGGQSALIAPTEVLAAQHVRSIARMLGPQLAPELMPTLLTGQLTAAERRKAALRVASGQARIVVGTHALLSESTTFADLGLVVVDEQHRFGVEQRESLRAKGSSPHALVLTATPIPRTVAMTVFGDLDVSTIRTMPQGRAGIQTFVAPLAEKPAWFARVWERIAEEVGQGRQAFVVCAAIDAEAATKDDTADENVEPEEGSTTRTRWGVVQAGDLLSRHPAFSDIRVEILHGKMPSDEKDAVMQAFARGDIDVLVATTVVEVGVDVPNASTMAILEADRFGVSQLHQLRGRVGRGGVPGLCLLVTEAAPGTSARARVEAVAATLDGFELAEVDLELRGEGDVLGDAQSGVRSSLRLLRVVKDADLIAEARDAAEHVLADDPALQRHAGLATAIERRVGMEERAALAKS
- the rsmD gene encoding 16S rRNA (guanine(966)-N(2))-methyltransferase RsmD, which gives rise to MTRIIAGRAGGTTLDVPGSGTRPTSDRVRESLFGALESADALIGARVVDLYAGSGALGLEAVSRGAASADLVERAGPAATVVQRNAARVTKAMGRDAAIRVHRLAVSAYLARAAGPFDLAFLDPPYDLGEAELASALDALRPLLSEHAVVVVERARRSPAPDWHSAGLEALRDRAYGETTMWWGQPRAESQSR
- the thiL gene encoding thiamine-phosphate kinase gives rise to the protein MSSPAAASRVGDLSEGVILRAILDRLGPSSALLGPGDDAAVLAAPDGRVVATTDTLVHGPDFRLAWSSAFDLGWKAAAVNLADVAAMGARPTALLVALAMPDDTLLTFVEGLADGLRAACETLVPGCAVEGGDLTVSDTLTIAVTALGSLDGRTPVRRSGARPGDVVAVAGELGRAAHGLALLFGRFRDAAGTPIPVDPDVLAPEEREALAAQLRPAPPLALGPVAADAGATALMDVSDGLVLDARRMADASGVTIVLDGRAVGPEPALSGGEDHALLATFPAEAALPDGFRRIGLVTDRGDLSVLVDDAAPATAGGWDPYRDWDSARG
- a CDS encoding DUF3515 family protein; protein product: MIRSRRVRSAGAVTALLVATAALAGCSSTVSLQAAPDANDPRCADVTVRLPQTVDGQQRRWTDAQATGAWGDPASVLLTCGVEPPGPSTLRCITVGGVDWLVDESESPHYRLTTYGRTPAVQLYIDNQAVSPNNVLDDVRLAVSQLPKSAECTAPEAPLDEQDSGTG
- a CDS encoding D-alanine--D-alanine ligase family protein, translated to MDKPAVVVLFGGRSSEHSISSATAGGVLRAINRDRYEVIPVGITRDGVFVLEDDEPDKFALDAERLPEVIDNGTRILWPEVGDRELRVRRADGTVDELGALDVVLPILHGVHGEDGTIQGFFDTLEIPYAGGGVLDSALCMDKHFMKIVLQAAGVSVSPWITVTRARWASDPEGVRRDAASLGDPVFVKPARAGSSVGVSKVHDPSELDAGLELAFAEDDKVLIESAIVGREVEVAVLEGRGGAPTRASLPGEIVLTTREFYDFEGKYLGGDGADVVCPADLTDAEIAAIQELGVRAFEAVDGRGLARVDFFLTADGLVVNELNTMPGFTPISMFPKCWLASGMTYPELISELVDTALERAS
- a CDS encoding NAD(P)H-dependent glycerol-3-phosphate dehydrogenase, whose product is MSRRPESLPRVAVVGAGSWGTTFGKILADGGAHVTMWARRAELAHEIDEAKRNSQYLPGINLPREMSATHHLSEALENADQVYLSVPSQTLRENLKAVRPLVSKTDVPIVSLMKGVERRTGLRMSEVIQQELDCDPARIAVASGPNLALEIAREQPTAAVIASTSQETADAVARRSRNRYFRSFVNTDVIGTEFGGVLKNLIAVAIGIVDGVGYGENTKASIITRGLVEMTDFAVAQGAHPETLQGLAGLGDLIATCQSPLSRNNTAGRLLGQGYRFDDVVKQMNQTAEGLASVAPVLQLAKEAGIQMPIVEQVKRVLDGTMDPREIAPHLTTEDDEPQGERTQNGQAGGGGALWRSLQRTLDQLRNSGRRPPRDQP